In a genomic window of Gloeocapsopsis dulcis:
- a CDS encoding ATP synthase subunit I, translated as MQDFYQLAQELLFWTLTLTGIVFVFVWVFYSLNIALNYLIGACTGVVYLRMLAKDVERLGGEKKQLSKTRLALLIGLILLASRWNQLQILPIFLGFLTYKASLIIYVLRTAFASDSHKVGQS; from the coding sequence ATGCAAGATTTTTATCAGCTTGCTCAAGAGTTGTTATTTTGGACTCTCACATTGACAGGAATTGTCTTTGTCTTTGTTTGGGTATTTTATTCACTGAATATTGCTCTGAACTATCTGATCGGGGCATGCACAGGTGTGGTTTACTTGAGGATGTTAGCAAAAGATGTCGAGCGGCTAGGTGGAGAAAAAAAACAGTTGAGCAAAACTCGGTTAGCTCTGTTAATTGGGTTAATTCTACTAGCAAGTCGGTGGAATCAACTGCAAATATTGCCTATATTTCTAGGTTTTCTCACATATAAAGCTTCGCTCATCATCTATGTACTGCGGACGGCATTCGCCTCTGACTCTCACAAAGTCGGGCAATCCTAG